The following are from one region of the Entelurus aequoreus isolate RoL-2023_Sb linkage group LG17, RoL_Eaeq_v1.1, whole genome shotgun sequence genome:
- the htr1aa gene encoding 5-hydroxytryptamine (serotonin) receptor 1A a codes for MDYLTATGNHSNATGGYPPGAQVVADWLGSDNGTGSAGFSPHMDLGYQVLTSLLLGALILCSVFGNACVVAAIALERSLQNVANYLIGSLAVTDLMVSVLVLPMAALYQVLSKWTLGQGVCDVFISLDVLCCTSSILHLCAIALDRYWAITDPIDYVNKRTPRRAAILISVTWLVGFSISIPPMLGWRSAEDRANPDECIISQDPGYTIYSTFGAFYIPLILMLVLYGRIFKAARFRIRKTVRKEKVKADRCLTLSPAEATRPCVNGAVQFGDEGESLEVVEVSSSKSHLALPNTPQSSSSHENLNERNCGAKRKLALARERKTVKTLGIIMGTFIFCWLPFFIVALVLPFCAESCFMPDWLGAVINWLGYSNSLLNPIIYAYFNKDFQSAFKKIVKCKFHRP; via the coding sequence ATGGATTACCTCACCGCCACGGGCAACCACAGCAACGCCACCGGGGGCTACCCGCCAGGGGCGCAGGTGGTCGCGGACTGGCTGGGCTCCGACAACGGCACCGGTTCTGCAGGGTTCTCCCCTCACATGGATCTGGGTTACCAGGTCCTCACCTCCCTGCTCCTGGGGGCCCTCATCTTGTGCTCCGTGTTCGGCAACGCGTGCGTGGTGGCCGCCATCGCCCTGGAGAGGTCCCTCCAGAACGTGGCCAACTACCTGATCGGATCCCTGGCCGTGACGGACCTCATGGTGTCGGTGCTGGTGCTGCCCATGGCGGCCCTGTACCAGGTTTTGAGCAAGTGGACTCTGGGCCAGGGCGTCTGCGACGTGTTTATCTCCCTGGACGTGTTGTGCTGCACGTCCTCCATCCTGCACCTGTGCGCCATCGCGCTGGACCGCTACTGGGCCATCACGGACCCCATAGACTATGTCAACAAGCGCACCCCGAGGAGAGCCGCGATCCTCATCAGCGTCACCTGGCTGGTGGGCTTCTCCATCTCCATCCCGCCCATGTTGGGGTGGAGAAGCGCGGAGGACCGCGCCAACCCGGACGAGTGCATCATCAGCCAGGACCCGGGCTACACCATCTACTCCACCTTCGGGGCGTTCTACATCCCCCTCATCCTCATGCTGGTCCTCTACGGGCGGATCTTCAAGGCGGCTCGCTTCCGGATCCGGAAGACGGTGAGGAAAGAGAAAGTGAAAGCCGACAGGTGCTTGACTTTGTCCCCGGCGGAGGCGACCAGGCCGTGCGTAAACGGCGCCGTGCAGTTCGGCGACGAGGGCGAGTCCCTGGAGGTGGTGGAGGTGAGCAGCTCCAAGAGCCACCTGGCCCTGCCCAACACGCCGCAGTCGTCGTCGTCGCACGAAAACCTCAACGAGAGGAACTGCGGCGCCAAGCGCAAGTTGGCCCTGGCACGGGAGCGCAAGACGGTGAAGACGCTGGGCATCATCATGGGCACCTTCATCTTCTGCTGGCTGCCCTTCTTCATCGTGGCCCTGGTGCTGCCTTTCTGCGCCGAGAGCTGCTTCATGCCGGACTGGCTGGGCGCCGTCATCAACTGGCTGGGCTACTCCAACTCCCTGCTCAACCCCATCATCTACGCCTACTTCAACAAGGACTTCCAAAGTGCTTTCAAGAAGATAGTCAAGTGCAAATTCCACAGGCCGTGA